From the genome of Candidatus Electrothrix communis, one region includes:
- a CDS encoding PqqD family protein, producing MQLDSVFRKADNIVSRKVMDETLLVPISGELASMDNLYSLNETGAFIWGALDGSRPLVEIGRQLGQIYDADATKIEADLMEIIAELSESGLVVETAEN from the coding sequence GTGCAGCTTGACAGCGTATTCAGAAAGGCCGATAATATCGTCAGTAGGAAGGTGATGGATGAAACTCTGCTTGTGCCCATTTCGGGTGAGCTGGCGTCCATGGATAATCTGTACTCTCTGAATGAAACCGGAGCCTTTATCTGGGGGGCACTGGACGGCTCCCGACCTCTTGTTGAAATAGGGAGGCAGTTAGGACAGATATACGACGCAGATGCGACGAAGATTGAAGCGGATCTGATGGAGATCATTGCTGAGTTGTCGGAGTCGGGTTTGGTTGTGGAAACTGCCGAGAATTGA
- a CDS encoding radical SAM protein, with protein MTKEKDCFGSGETDIARYFAKAATSRIPLSASFELTHRCSFRCVHCYLGDQKSIRRHQHRELKKEKVFRLLDEMVEAGTLFLLLTGGDPMLRSDFVEIYKYAVRSGLLVTVFCNGSLVTDEIVRVFVEYPPRVVEITVYGAKPETFDAVTQQLGSFSVCVAGIERLRRARVRLRLKTMVLTVNVDEFPAIRQLALDMGLQFRHDCSLHAAIAHEDNNGRSNIGTAESSLTDPLRYRLAPEQAAAVDLSIEKFTHELAEGVKKVCPKESTEQLYSCGAGKSSYHIDPYGMLQPCLTVQSHSFDVNKKGVFQAGWEGLLRDFISCTASASFPCNNCRNRVLCTSCPAVFAAVSGDPELVDPFYCRYAEKRRDNIVAFRRKHSG; from the coding sequence ATGACAAAGGAGAAAGATTGCTTCGGGTCGGGAGAAACAGATATCGCCCGGTATTTTGCCAAGGCCGCCACATCGCGAATACCCTTGTCCGCTTCCTTTGAGCTGACGCATCGGTGTAGTTTTCGTTGTGTTCATTGCTATCTTGGTGATCAGAAAAGTATTCGCAGGCATCAACACAGGGAACTGAAGAAGGAAAAAGTATTTCGTCTGCTGGACGAGATGGTTGAGGCCGGGACGTTGTTTCTCCTGTTGACCGGAGGCGATCCGATGCTCCGTTCAGATTTTGTGGAAATATATAAATATGCGGTTCGGTCTGGATTGCTGGTGACGGTTTTTTGTAACGGTTCCTTGGTGACTGATGAAATTGTCAGGGTCTTTGTCGAATATCCTCCGAGAGTAGTGGAGATAACAGTCTATGGAGCAAAGCCTGAGACCTTTGATGCTGTAACACAGCAGTTGGGTTCTTTCTCCGTCTGTGTGGCAGGAATAGAACGTTTGCGAAGGGCGAGAGTGCGCCTGCGACTGAAGACTATGGTGTTAACTGTAAATGTGGATGAGTTTCCTGCTATCCGACAGCTGGCTTTGGATATGGGGTTGCAGTTTCGCCATGATTGCTCCCTGCATGCCGCAATAGCTCATGAGGATAATAACGGACGCTCGAATATCGGTACTGCTGAGAGTAGCTTGACTGACCCGCTCCGGTATCGTCTTGCGCCGGAACAGGCAGCCGCTGTTGATTTGAGTATTGAAAAGTTTACACATGAATTGGCTGAAGGGGTAAAAAAAGTATGTCCGAAAGAATCCACGGAGCAATTGTACTCCTGCGGAGCAGGGAAGTCGTCATACCATATCGATCCCTATGGAATGCTACAGCCCTGTTTAACAGTTCAGTCGCATAGCTTTGATGTCAACAAGAAAGGAGTATTTCAGGCTGGCTGGGAGGGGTTGCTTAGGGATTTTATATCATGCACGGCATCAGCATCTTTTCCCTGTAATAATTGTAGAAATAGAGTGTTATGTACGTCATGTCCGGCTGTTTTTGCCGCAGTATCAGGAGATCCAGAGCTGGTAGATCCTTTTTACTGTCGTTATGCGGAAAAACGTCGAGATAATATTGTTGCATTCAGGAGAAAACACAGTGGATAA